The Lysobacterales bacterium genome includes a region encoding these proteins:
- a CDS encoding DUF2845 domain-containing protein: MSLRTVLLVLLSLAAAEASAMRCGNRVVTTGDRDFQVRERCGEPFYVGSYSELEVRGQYGPLEQRVERVFEEWYYNFGPRSLVRRLLFADGRLVRLDTAGYGSHSVGDACSDAALRPGLTPGEVFLRCGSPEGRSHRYEDTVLRDGAGNALIRPARREEWRYRLPGSRFMRLAVFVDGRLQQVDRVPR, translated from the coding sequence GTGAGCCTGCGTACCGTCCTGCTGGTGCTGCTGTCCCTGGCTGCCGCGGAGGCTTCCGCCATGCGCTGCGGCAACCGCGTGGTGACCACCGGCGACCGCGATTTCCAGGTGCGTGAGCGCTGCGGCGAACCGTTCTACGTCGGCAGCTACAGCGAGCTCGAGGTGCGTGGCCAGTACGGGCCGTTGGAGCAGCGCGTCGAGCGCGTCTTCGAGGAGTGGTACTACAACTTCGGTCCGCGCAGCCTGGTGCGCCGGCTGCTGTTCGCCGATGGTCGCCTGGTGCGGCTGGACACCGCAGGCTACGGCAGCCACTCGGTCGGCGACGCCTGCAGCGACGCCGCCCTGCGCCCGGGCCTGACGCCGGGCGAGGTGTTCCTGCGCTGCGGGTCCCCCGAGGGGCGCAGCCACCGCTACGAAGACACGGTGCTGCGCGACGGTGCCGGCAATGCCCTGATCCGGCCGGCGCGGCGGGAGGAGTGGCGGTACCGCCTGCCCGGCTCACGCTTTATGCGCCTGGCGGTGTTCGTCGACGGGCGGTTGCAGCAGGTCGACCGGGTGCCGCGATGA
- a CDS encoding UvrD-helicase domain-containing protein, whose translation MSLNPAQRAAVEHLDGPLLVLAGAGSGKTRVVTEKLAWLVARGFPPGELLAITFTNKAAREMRERAAARLRGDAEALTISTFHALGLRLLQAEARFAGLRPGFTVLDADDSLKALKELAPAGISPDNLYWLRQTVSTLKNAGMDPAQALQAVASPRELQAAELYAAYQKRMTAWNAVDFDDLIRLPLAALESDDGLRGRWQRRWRYLMVDEYQDTNGAQYRLLKALAGERGAFTAVGDDDQSIYAWRGADPANLARLAQDWPALRIVKLEQNYRCAGRILRAANALIANNPRPHPKTLWSALPDGPPIRVLACRDNEHEAQRVVAELVGRRQSSGCRWSDCAVLYRGNHQARALEQALRLAAIPYQIAGGDSLFDCAEVKDALAYLRLVANPSDDGAFLRIVNVPRREIGATTLERLGELAGRVNLSLAQTAGQDAALAALPARASAGLAAFEQQLGQWRRRAASEPADSLLARILEEVDYAGHIERSDKNPDQRQRRLRNLDALRQILAGFARHGRGGLAELTQAVSLLSERDQADQDAVRLMTVHSAKGLEFRNVAIVGLEDGTFPHDAAQDEGRVDEERRLFYVALTRAKEWLLLSHSLRRRRYGSIEACTPSRFLDELPAAELHREGEDPDRDAVHSRQLARNHLDRLAALLGD comes from the coding sequence ATGTCGCTCAATCCCGCCCAACGCGCCGCCGTCGAGCACCTCGACGGCCCCCTGCTGGTCCTGGCCGGCGCCGGCTCCGGCAAGACCCGGGTGGTCACCGAGAAGCTGGCCTGGCTGGTCGCGCGCGGCTTCCCGCCCGGCGAGCTGCTGGCGATCACCTTCACCAACAAGGCCGCCCGCGAGATGCGCGAGCGCGCCGCGGCGCGCCTGCGCGGCGACGCCGAGGCGCTGACCATCAGCACCTTCCATGCCCTGGGCCTGCGCCTGCTGCAGGCCGAGGCGCGCTTCGCCGGGCTGCGCCCGGGCTTCACCGTGCTCGACGCCGACGACAGCCTGAAGGCGCTGAAGGAACTGGCGCCGGCCGGGATCAGCCCGGACAACCTGTACTGGCTGCGCCAGACCGTCTCGACGCTCAAGAACGCTGGCATGGACCCGGCGCAGGCCCTGCAGGCGGTGGCCAGCCCGCGCGAGCTGCAGGCCGCCGAGCTGTACGCCGCCTACCAGAAGCGCATGACCGCCTGGAACGCGGTCGATTTCGACGACCTGATCCGCCTGCCGCTGGCGGCGCTGGAGTCGGACGACGGCCTGCGCGGCCGCTGGCAGCGGCGCTGGCGCTACCTGATGGTCGACGAGTACCAGGACACCAACGGCGCGCAGTACCGCCTGCTCAAGGCGCTGGCCGGCGAGCGCGGCGCGTTCACCGCGGTCGGCGACGACGACCAGTCGATCTACGCCTGGCGCGGCGCCGACCCGGCCAACCTGGCGCGCCTGGCGCAGGACTGGCCGGCCCTGCGCATCGTCAAGCTGGAACAGAACTACCGCTGCGCCGGCCGCATCCTGCGCGCCGCCAACGCGCTGATCGCCAACAACCCCAGGCCGCACCCGAAGACGCTGTGGAGCGCCCTGCCGGACGGCCCGCCGATCCGCGTGCTGGCCTGCCGCGACAACGAGCACGAGGCCCAGCGCGTGGTCGCCGAACTGGTCGGCCGTCGGCAGTCCAGTGGCTGCCGCTGGAGCGACTGCGCGGTGCTGTACCGGGGCAACCACCAGGCGCGCGCCCTCGAGCAGGCGCTGCGCCTGGCCGCCATCCCCTACCAGATCGCCGGCGGCGACTCGCTGTTCGACTGCGCCGAGGTCAAGGACGCGCTGGCCTACCTGCGCCTGGTCGCCAACCCCAGCGACGATGGCGCCTTCCTGCGCATCGTCAACGTGCCGCGCCGGGAGATCGGCGCCACCACCCTGGAGCGGCTCGGCGAGCTGGCCGGCCGCGTGAACCTCTCGCTGGCCCAGACCGCCGGCCAGGACGCCGCGCTGGCGGCCCTGCCGGCGCGCGCCTCGGCGGGGCTGGCGGCGTTCGAGCAGCAGCTCGGCCAGTGGCGAAGGCGGGCCGCCAGCGAACCGGCCGACAGCCTGCTGGCGCGGATCCTCGAGGAGGTCGACTATGCCGGGCACATCGAGCGCAGCGACAAGAACCCGGACCAGCGGCAACGCCGGCTGCGCAACCTCGACGCCCTGCGCCAGATCCTGGCCGGCTTCGCGCGCCACGGCCGCGGCGGCCTGGCCGAGCTCACCCAGGCGGTCAGCCTGCTCAGCGAGCGCGACCAGGCCGACCAGGACGCGGTCCGCCTGATGACCGTGCATTCGGCCAAGGGCCTGGAATTCCGCAACGTCGCCATCGTCGGCCTGGAGGACGGCACCTTCCCGCACGACGCCGCCCAGGACGAGGGCCGCGTCGACGAGGAGCGCCGGCTGTTCTACGTCGCCCTGACCCGGGCCAAGGAGTGGCTGCTGCTGAGCCATTCGTTGCGCCGGCGCCGCTACGGCAGCATCGAGGCCTGCACGCCCAGCCGCTTCCTGGACGAGCTGCCGGCCGCGGAACTGCATCGCGAAGGCGAGGATCCGGACCGCGATGCCGTCCACTCCCGGCAGCTTGCGCGAAACCACCTGGACCGTCTGGCGGCCCTGCTCGGCGACTGA
- a CDS encoding DUF1704 domain-containing protein, producing MTTLDHLASLDARLVAAVRPLRLLAAASWPASVQAGFLAGWRGGEPVLPKVEYPRLELAETRRELDAVAGAADPGHPVGAYLRRSAGAWHLAAEIMEALGSHQVGSLSARLYGTPGEALPGSDWTNVDAAGLFTVLADELDAELDDADSQAVIPAGQVRDALQAQVDQVFDRHRVEVVLDPDLVAKAAAGPARIRLRSGSRFSAADQRQLFEHEVLVHTLTAINGREQPHLKSLGQTSPRVTATQEGLATFAEQITGCIDIRRMKRISLRILAIQRVQGGADFVETFRFFRDAGQGATDSFASAMRVFRGVPVTGGSAFCKDTVYLHGLLSVHTFFRWALKHRRLNLLHWLFAGKLALQDVLALQPLFESGWIAAPTYLPHWAERTGNLAGLLAFSLFANRIRLDALAAEDIVVGV from the coding sequence GTGACCACCCTCGACCACCTGGCCAGCCTCGATGCCCGCCTGGTCGCCGCCGTCCGGCCGTTGCGCCTGCTCGCCGCGGCCAGCTGGCCGGCCAGCGTCCAGGCCGGCTTCCTGGCCGGATGGCGCGGCGGCGAGCCGGTGCTGCCGAAGGTCGAGTACCCGCGCCTGGAACTGGCCGAGACCCGGCGCGAACTCGATGCGGTCGCCGGTGCCGCCGATCCCGGTCACCCGGTCGGCGCCTACCTGCGGCGCAGCGCAGGCGCCTGGCACCTGGCCGCCGAGATCATGGAGGCGCTGGGCAGCCACCAGGTCGGTAGCCTGTCGGCACGGCTGTACGGCACCCCGGGCGAGGCCCTGCCCGGCAGCGACTGGACCAACGTCGATGCCGCCGGCCTGTTCACCGTGCTGGCCGACGAGCTCGATGCCGAGCTGGACGATGCCGACAGCCAGGCGGTGATCCCGGCCGGGCAGGTGCGCGATGCCCTGCAGGCCCAGGTCGACCAGGTCTTCGACCGGCACCGGGTCGAGGTGGTGCTCGATCCCGACCTGGTCGCCAAGGCCGCCGCCGGCCCGGCGCGGATCCGCCTGCGCTCGGGCAGCCGGTTCTCGGCAGCCGACCAGCGCCAGCTGTTCGAGCACGAGGTGCTGGTGCACACGCTGACCGCCATCAACGGCCGCGAGCAGCCGCACCTGAAGAGCCTGGGCCAGACCTCGCCACGGGTCACCGCCACCCAGGAAGGACTGGCGACCTTCGCCGAGCAGATCACCGGCTGCATCGACATCCGGCGCATGAAGCGGATCTCGCTGCGCATCCTGGCGATCCAGCGGGTCCAGGGCGGGGCCGACTTCGTCGAGACCTTCCGCTTCTTCCGCGACGCCGGCCAGGGCGCGACCGACAGCTTCGCCTCGGCGATGCGGGTGTTCCGCGGCGTACCGGTGACCGGTGGCAGCGCCTTCTGCAAGGACACCGTCTACCTGCACGGACTGCTGTCGGTGCACACGTTCTTCCGCTGGGCGCTCAAGCACCGGCGCCTGAACCTGCTGCACTGGCTGTTCGCCGGCAAGCTGGCCCTGCAGGACGTGCTGGCGCTGCAGCCGCTGTTCGAGTCCGGCTGGATCGCGGCGCCGACCTACCTGCCGCACTGGGCCGAGCGCACCGGCAACCTGGCCGGCCTGCTGGCGTTCTCGCTGTTCGCCAACCGCATCCGGCTGGACGCCCTGGCCGCCGAGGACATCGTGGTCGGGGTCTGA
- the rsgA gene encoding ribosome small subunit-dependent GTPase A: MSDAVALATIGWQPGHALPTLSGDQRLVRVIEQHRNGFVVHDGVAPARAEAPRGLVAGSDGTPVRPAVGDFVIAAGQSEPLALLALQPRRSVLRRGAAGERYRQQVLAANIDLAVVVMGLDGDYNPRRLERYLALVGAAGIETVVVLTKADRHEDAAQRCAALAALSAPVPVWAVNAKDPQALAPLAARLGSGRTGVLLGSSGAGKSTLSNSLMGTVRQKTGDVRAHDSRGRHTTTVRSLLQLPSGGCLIDSPGMRELKFTGDEAVEVECFGEIDALVDQCRFRDCRHEGEPGCAVQAAIAAGRLDPGRLAHFRKLSGERDAAAAQRDALARRAGEGGPGRAQGRRATERPTRR; the protein is encoded by the coding sequence ATGAGCGACGCCGTCGCCCTGGCCACGATCGGTTGGCAGCCCGGGCACGCGCTGCCCACGCTGTCCGGCGACCAGCGCCTGGTCCGGGTGATCGAGCAGCACCGCAACGGCTTCGTCGTCCACGACGGGGTCGCCCCGGCCCGGGCCGAGGCGCCGCGCGGCCTGGTCGCCGGCAGCGACGGCACGCCGGTGCGCCCGGCGGTCGGCGACTTCGTGATCGCCGCCGGGCAGAGCGAGCCGCTGGCCCTGCTCGCCCTGCAGCCCCGGCGCAGCGTGCTGCGCCGCGGCGCCGCCGGCGAGCGCTACCGGCAGCAGGTACTGGCCGCCAACATCGACCTGGCCGTGGTGGTGATGGGGCTGGACGGCGACTACAACCCGCGTCGGCTCGAGCGCTACCTGGCCCTGGTCGGCGCTGCCGGCATCGAGACCGTGGTCGTGCTGACCAAGGCCGATCGCCACGAGGACGCCGCGCAGCGCTGCGCGGCGCTGGCGGCGCTGTCGGCGCCGGTACCGGTCTGGGCGGTCAACGCCAAGGATCCGCAGGCGCTGGCGCCGCTGGCGGCGCGCCTGGGTAGCGGCCGCACCGGCGTCCTGCTGGGTTCCTCGGGCGCCGGCAAGTCGACGCTCAGCAACAGCCTGATGGGCACGGTCCGCCAGAAGACCGGCGATGTCCGGGCCCACGACAGCCGCGGCCGCCACACCACCACGGTGCGCTCCCTGCTGCAGCTGCCCAGCGGCGGCTGCCTGATCGATTCGCCGGGCATGCGCGAGCTGAAGTTCACCGGCGACGAGGCGGTCGAGGTCGAGTGCTTCGGCGAGATCGACGCCCTGGTCGACCAGTGCCGGTTCCGCGACTGCCGGCACGAGGGCGAGCCGGGCTGCGCGGTGCAGGCCGCCATCGCCGCCGGCCGCCTCGACCCCGGGCGCCTGGCGCATTTCCGCAAGCTGTCTGGCGAGCGCGATGCCGCCGCCGCGCAGCGCGACGCGCTGGCCCGCAGGGCCGGCGAAGGCGGCCCCGGCCGCGCCCAGGGCCGGCGCGCCACCGAAAGACCGACCCGGCGGTGA
- a CDS encoding DUF4345 family protein produces MLVKSTLFLAVLGLAGFGLAFLLVPVQTLALAGLAMEGVGARTELRTFYGGLELGLAAVLLACLRDRRRHRDGLWLVLAVFGGLAAARLLGLALDREWSSFLGLALATELFLAALAALALRRA; encoded by the coding sequence ATGCTGGTGAAGTCTACGTTGTTCCTGGCCGTCCTGGGCCTGGCCGGCTTCGGCCTCGCCTTCCTGCTGGTGCCGGTGCAGACGCTGGCCCTGGCCGGCCTGGCGATGGAGGGGGTCGGCGCCCGCACCGAGCTGCGCACCTTCTACGGCGGCCTCGAGCTCGGCCTGGCGGCGGTGCTGCTGGCCTGCCTGCGCGACCGGCGCCGGCACCGCGACGGACTCTGGCTGGTGCTGGCGGTGTTCGGCGGCCTGGCCGCGGCGCGTCTGCTGGGCCTGGCGCTGGACCGAGAGTGGAGCAGCTTCCTGGGCCTGGCGCTGGCCACCGAGCTGTTCCTGGCGGCGCTGGCGGCGCTGGCCCTGCGCCGCGCCTGA
- a CDS encoding aminotransferase class I/II-fold pyridoxal phosphate-dependent enzyme, producing the protein MPHPIRPSRRLDQVSYDIRGPLSRRAHQLEREGRQILRLNIGNPGAFGFETPEPLHRAVAAGLRASEAYCHQQGLPQVREAIAARETARGARAVSADTVFIGNGVSELIDMSLRALLDGGDEVLVPAPDYPLWSAAVRLNEGVPVYYPCAAADGFLPDPARIEALVGPRTRALVLINPNNPTGAVYPRPLLQALVALAQRHGLLLLADEIYDGITYDGAVATPLAALTGDTPCLSYGGLSKVHRACGYRVGWLSVSGAPAATLALRERLELLAALRLCSNVAGQWAVLPALAGDRSIEALTAPGGRLHATRQVLLDHCAASDLIDLVTPQGALYAFPRLCVDGIDDQQFALDLLEHESVLLVPGRGFNIERSDHVRLTLLPQAQVMAEVLVRIERQLERCAAEAAPLALTA; encoded by the coding sequence ATGCCGCACCCGATCCGGCCCAGCCGGCGCCTCGACCAGGTCAGCTACGACATCCGCGGCCCGCTCAGCCGGCGCGCCCATCAGCTCGAGCGCGAGGGCCGGCAGATCCTGCGCCTGAACATCGGCAACCCCGGCGCGTTCGGCTTCGAGACACCCGAACCCCTGCACCGCGCGGTGGCCGCCGGCCTGCGCGCCAGCGAGGCCTACTGCCACCAGCAGGGGCTGCCGCAGGTGCGCGAGGCGATCGCCGCCCGCGAGACGGCGCGCGGCGCGCGGGCGGTCTCGGCAGACACCGTGTTCATCGGCAACGGCGTCAGCGAGCTGATCGACATGAGCCTGCGCGCCCTGCTCGACGGCGGCGACGAGGTCCTGGTGCCGGCGCCCGACTACCCGCTGTGGAGCGCCGCGGTCCGCCTCAACGAGGGCGTGCCGGTCTACTACCCGTGCGCCGCCGCCGACGGCTTCCTGCCCGACCCGGCGCGCATCGAGGCCCTGGTCGGTCCGCGCACGCGCGCGCTGGTGCTGATCAACCCCAACAACCCGACCGGCGCGGTCTATCCGCGGCCGCTGCTGCAGGCGCTGGTCGCGCTGGCGCAGCGCCATGGCCTGCTGCTGCTGGCCGACGAGATCTACGACGGCATCACCTACGACGGCGCCGTCGCCACGCCCCTGGCCGCGCTCACCGGCGACACGCCCTGCCTGAGCTACGGCGGCCTGTCCAAGGTGCACCGCGCCTGCGGCTACCGGGTCGGCTGGCTCAGCGTGTCCGGCGCGCCGGCGGCGACCTTGGCCCTGCGCGAACGGCTCGAGCTGCTGGCGGCCCTGCGCCTGTGCAGCAACGTCGCCGGCCAGTGGGCGGTGCTGCCGGCGCTGGCCGGCGACCGCAGCATCGAGGCGCTGACCGCGCCGGGCGGCCGCCTGCACGCCACCCGCCAGGTGCTGCTCGACCATTGCGCCGCCAGCGACCTGATCGACCTGGTGACGCCGCAGGGCGCCCTGTACGCCTTCCCGCGCCTGTGCGTGGACGGCATCGACGACCAGCAGTTCGCGCTCGACCTGCTCGAGCACGAATCGGTGCTGCTGGTGCCTGGGCGCGGTTTCAACATCGAACGCAGCGACCATGTCCGCCTCACCCTGCTGCCGCAGGCGCAGGTCATGGCCGAGGTGCTGGTCCGGATCGAACGCCAGCTCGAACGCTGCGCGGCCGAGGCCGCACCCCTGGCGCTGACCGCCTGA
- a CDS encoding SGNH/GDSL hydrolase family protein translates to MASGLLALGDSYSIGEGVEAVATWPFRLAQQLAMPRPDVVARTGWSADELLAALDEASLAPPYALVTVLVGVNDQYRGREVAEHLPHFNVLLSRAVAFADGDPRRVLVVSIPDWGVTPFAAGDARGSEAIAGRIDAYNAAQRELCELRDIAWVDVTAASRRCGGAPAMLVDDGLHPSAAQYGAWLEAIGPAARRCLDRAS, encoded by the coding sequence ATGGCCTCCGGTCTGCTTGCGCTGGGCGATTCCTACAGCATCGGCGAGGGCGTCGAGGCGGTCGCGACCTGGCCGTTCCGGCTGGCGCAGCAGCTGGCGATGCCGCGGCCCGACGTCGTCGCCCGCACCGGCTGGAGCGCCGACGAGCTGCTGGCGGCCCTGGACGAGGCGTCGCTGGCGCCGCCGTATGCGCTGGTGACGGTGCTGGTCGGCGTCAACGACCAGTACCGCGGCCGCGAGGTCGCCGAGCACCTGCCGCATTTCAACGTGCTGCTGAGCCGGGCGGTGGCGTTCGCCGATGGCGATCCGCGCCGGGTCCTGGTGGTGTCGATCCCGGACTGGGGCGTGACCCCGTTCGCCGCCGGCGACGCCCGCGGCAGCGAGGCGATCGCCGGCCGGATCGATGCCTACAACGCCGCGCAGCGCGAGCTGTGCGAACTGCGCGACATCGCCTGGGTCGACGTCACCGCGGCCAGCCGGCGTTGCGGTGGCGCGCCGGCGATGCTGGTCGACGACGGGCTGCATCCGTCCGCGGCGCAGTATGGCGCCTGGCTGGAAGCGATCGGGCCGGCGGCGCGACGCTGCCTGGATCGCGCGAGCTGA
- a CDS encoding polysaccharide deacetylase family protein, producing MIDVVVVAVLALALAACALALLSRLAAAPGRDARLRRRAACLVLAVPAALLIAWQVSDSRSLQWPGTLVKRVEDAPGLIALSFDDGPSAQGGAAVLDLLEALEVRATFFFTGQELAGQPDLARRFVAAGHELGNHGWSHRRMLFRSPAWIASEIERTDALIRAAGQAGPVLFRPPYFRRLPGLSWYLHTRGRAVVLADVEPESWPGVGADTEAIVRHVLDRARSGSIVLLHVMYASRQASLRAVPGIVEGLRAQGYRLVTVSELLAAGGQALQR from the coding sequence ATGATCGATGTCGTCGTCGTGGCCGTCCTGGCGCTGGCGCTCGCCGCCTGCGCGCTGGCGCTGCTGTCGCGCCTGGCCGCAGCGCCTGGCCGCGACGCACGCCTGCGACGGCGCGCCGCCTGCCTCGTGCTGGCAGTCCCGGCTGCCCTGCTGATCGCCTGGCAGGTCTCGGATTCGCGCAGCCTGCAATGGCCCGGCACCCTGGTGAAGAGGGTGGAGGACGCCCCCGGTCTGATCGCGCTCAGTTTCGACGACGGCCCGAGCGCGCAGGGCGGCGCGGCGGTGCTGGACCTGCTCGAGGCCCTCGAGGTGCGCGCCACCTTCTTCTTCACCGGGCAGGAACTGGCCGGGCAGCCGGACCTGGCCCGGCGCTTCGTCGCGGCCGGCCATGAACTCGGCAACCACGGCTGGTCGCACCGGCGCATGCTGTTCCGCTCGCCTGCCTGGATCGCCTCCGAGATCGAGCGCACCGACGCGCTGATTCGTGCCGCCGGCCAGGCCGGGCCCGTCCTGTTCCGGCCACCGTACTTCCGCCGACTGCCCGGGCTGTCCTGGTACCTGCACACCCGCGGCCGGGCGGTGGTGCTGGCGGATGTCGAGCCGGAATCCTGGCCGGGCGTCGGCGCCGACACCGAGGCGATCGTGCGCCACGTGCTCGACCGCGCCCGGTCCGGGTCGATCGTGCTGCTGCACGTTATGTACGCAAGTCGGCAGGCCTCGCTGCGGGCGGTGCCCGGCATCGTCGAAGGCTTGCGCGCCCAGGGCTACCGCCTGGTCACCGTCTCCGAACTGCTCGCCGCCGGCGGGCAAGCGCTGCAGCGCTGA
- a CDS encoding MAPEG family protein: MTLAETCILIAAVMPYLWVGVAKFSRGGAGRYDNAAPREYLGRVQGLAARAHWAHLNAFEAFAPFAAAVLVAEKAGVAQGTVDTLAIAFIAARIVHGLLYLANQAMLRSLAWTAGFACVVALFVAAARV; this comes from the coding sequence ATGACCCTTGCCGAGACCTGCATCCTGATCGCCGCCGTGATGCCCTACCTGTGGGTGGGCGTCGCCAAGTTCAGCCGCGGGGGTGCCGGCCGCTACGACAACGCCGCACCGCGCGAGTACCTGGGCAGGGTGCAGGGCCTGGCGGCACGCGCGCACTGGGCGCACCTCAACGCCTTCGAGGCGTTCGCGCCGTTCGCCGCCGCGGTGCTGGTCGCCGAGAAGGCCGGCGTCGCCCAGGGCACCGTCGACACCCTGGCGATCGCTTTCATCGCCGCCCGGATCGTGCACGGCCTGCTGTATCTGGCCAACCAGGCGATGCTGCGCAGCCTGGCCTGGACCGCCGGCTTCGCCTGCGTGGTCGCGCTGTTCGTGGCCGCCGCGCGCGTCTGA
- a CDS encoding uroporphyrinogen-III C-methyltransferase yields the protein MSEHDDIASPPTTGHADDPPPPAGRTTAPEQPRRGGGVAVLALAFALLALLLAGHASWREYLAGRSDDTSQAELRQRLDAIETRLTENERRAARSNELAGTLRTQLGESEALRERLRSDLVALADRAARAEAMLAELSRERGGARQQLAVADAALLLGQADARLRLFGDRPGAVAALDLAELALARAGVQHADLRHAVIDARAALDADSRPSDAAVLAEIDILLDGVDALPPMARAGSGEDPSLGWWARQFDRLDSLVSVRRIDELTTDTTPDRAGVRRALERARRAAIDHDSAALATALASARQALTACCERAAAAPLQARLERLLAIDWHRARPDLDALRQQLDGAAAIGATPEPDPEPSPLESFDPIDTRPGGDAPPDQEPSA from the coding sequence ATGAGCGAACACGACGACATCGCGTCCCCGCCAACCACCGGCCACGCCGACGATCCGCCCCCGCCTGCCGGACGGACGACGGCACCGGAGCAGCCGCGGCGCGGAGGCGGCGTCGCCGTGCTGGCCCTCGCGTTCGCCCTGCTCGCCCTGCTGCTGGCCGGCCATGCCTCCTGGCGCGAATACCTGGCCGGACGCAGCGACGACACCAGCCAGGCGGAACTGCGCCAGCGCCTGGATGCGATCGAGACGCGGCTGACCGAAAACGAGCGGCGCGCCGCCCGCAGCAACGAACTGGCCGGCACCCTGCGCACCCAGCTCGGCGAGAGCGAAGCCCTGCGCGAACGCCTGCGCAGCGACCTGGTCGCGCTGGCCGATCGTGCCGCGCGTGCGGAGGCGATGCTCGCTGAACTCAGCCGGGAGCGGGGTGGCGCCCGCCAGCAGCTCGCAGTGGCCGATGCCGCCCTGCTGCTCGGCCAGGCCGATGCCCGCCTGCGCCTGTTCGGCGACCGTCCCGGCGCCGTCGCGGCCCTGGACCTCGCCGAACTCGCCCTTGCCCGTGCCGGCGTCCAGCACGCCGACCTGCGCCATGCCGTGATCGACGCGCGTGCCGCGCTCGACGCCGATAGCCGCCCTTCCGACGCCGCCGTGCTCGCCGAGATCGATATCCTGCTCGACGGCGTCGACGCGTTGCCGCCGATGGCTCGTGCCGGCAGCGGCGAGGACCCTTCGCTGGGCTGGTGGGCGCGCCAGTTCGATCGCCTGGACTCCCTGGTCAGCGTGCGCCGTATCGACGAGCTGACCACGGACACCACACCGGACCGGGCCGGCGTCCGTCGCGCCCTGGAACGCGCACGGCGCGCCGCCATCGACCATGACAGCGCCGCGCTGGCCACGGCGCTGGCCTCTGCACGGCAGGCGCTGACGGCCTGCTGCGAGCGCGCCGCGGCAGCGCCACTGCAAGCCCGACTGGAGCGCCTGCTGGCGATCGACTGGCATCGCGCCCGACCCGACCTCGATGCCCTGCGCCAGCAACTGGACGGCGCCGCAGCGATCGGAGCGACGCCCGAGCCCGACCCGGAACCATCGCCGCTCGAATCCTTCGATCCGATCGATACCCGACCCGGGGGCGATGCTCCGCCCGACCAGGAGCCTTCGGCATGA
- a CDS encoding uroporphyrinogen-III synthase, whose protein sequence is MPRQHPVHPTQAPGTFTVRPAGEARALLAALRTRGVSARNLAAVRLVAIDPGSAPLAAATAADRWLFTSPAAVRFLLQVARNAAPDLFAATGPLARLAAQGRVFAPGPGTVRALARAGVVGARHPLSSHDSEGLLGLPALAPTLTGILALVGAPEGRGVLAPALAARGAAVTELMVYRRQQSVPAAAALRDLAASPEPLLVASSAALLQALWLALPAGLREHLRRSGRLVAASPRIAAAATSLGLSVVAIAGSATPTALALATAGVLSQHSGPDSPDRR, encoded by the coding sequence ATGCCCAGGCAGCACCCGGTCCACCCCACGCAGGCCCCCGGCACATTCACCGTGCGTCCGGCCGGGGAGGCGCGCGCGTTGCTGGCCGCCCTGCGCACTCGCGGCGTGTCGGCGCGCAACCTGGCAGCCGTCCGCCTGGTGGCCATCGATCCCGGCTCGGCGCCGCTGGCAGCCGCGACCGCGGCCGACCGCTGGCTGTTCACCAGTCCTGCCGCAGTCCGCTTCCTGCTGCAGGTGGCCCGCAATGCTGCGCCAGACCTGTTCGCAGCGACCGGCCCACTGGCTCGCCTGGCCGCCCAGGGCCGGGTGTTCGCGCCCGGCCCTGGAACCGTCCGGGCCCTGGCCCGTGCGGGTGTCGTCGGCGCCCGCCATCCGCTGTCTTCGCACGACAGCGAGGGACTGCTGGGCCTGCCGGCGCTGGCGCCCACCCTGACGGGCATCCTCGCCCTGGTCGGGGCGCCCGAGGGCCGCGGTGTGCTGGCGCCGGCGCTGGCCGCCCGCGGCGCGGCGGTGACCGAACTGATGGTCTACCGGCGCCAGCAGTCGGTGCCGGCCGCGGCGGCCCTGCGCGATCTGGCGGCGAGCCCCGAACCGCTGCTGGTGGCAAGCAGTGCCGCCCTGCTCCAGGCCCTGTGGCTGGCGCTTCCGGCCGGCCTTCGGGAGCACCTGCGGCGGAGCGGCCGACTGGTGGCGGCCAGCCCGCGCATCGCCGCCGCCGCGACCTCGCTGGGGCTGTCGGTCGTCGCCATCGCCGGCTCCGCGACGCCCACCGCCCTGGCCTTGGCGACCGCCGGGGTGCTCTCGCAACATTCCGGCCCGGACTCTCCCGACCGCCGGTGA